The Puntigrus tetrazona isolate hp1 chromosome 3, ASM1883169v1, whole genome shotgun sequence genome contains a region encoding:
- the LOC122335546 gene encoding interferon-induced transmembrane protein 1-like produces the protein MQSYSVHGGIPMKDQGAPIAQQVVVSMPDQRVSDDIIFSTFNLHFFNPCCLGFGAFYNSIKARDSRYLGDFSKARQYGARARRLNIAAVIIGCISVLTVIIIIVTMKNNSEATLPYHYRQ, from the exons ATGCAGAGCTACTCAGTGCATGGGGGGATCCCGATGAAGGACCAGGGAGCCCCGATCGCCCAGCAAGTTGTGGTGTCCATGCCTGACCAAAGAGTCAGTGATGATATCATCTTCTCTACATTCAACCTTCACTTCTTTAACCCTTGCTGTCTGGGGTTCGGGGCCTTCTACAACTCGATAAAG GCCAGGGACAGCAGATATCTTGGAGACTTTTCAAAGGCACGTCAGTATGGCGCTCGAGCTCGCCGATTAAACATCGCTGCAGTCATTATTGGTTGCATCAGTGTACTTactgtcatcatcatcatcgttaCAATGAAGAACAACAGTGAAGCTACTTTACCATACCATTATCGTCAATAA